In Desulfobulbaceae bacterium, the genomic window AAATGATTTTTCAAGACCTCACTATTGTGACTCCCTTGAAGAAGTTTAACAAAAGTCAAAAGCGGACTTGACCCCTTACTCATACACAAATTGCGATATGGAGTGCGTCTTCTCCAAATTCTTGTGGCATTGGGCCTTTATTTATAAGCTTTTCGGCTAAAATGATAGCATCTTCTGAAATATTAAGAGAAGGGATTTGACTAATCAGAGAAATTCTTTTTCTTGCAGCCTCACTATCTCTTGACCAAGCTTCTTGAAAAACTAACTCTGAAACAACCAGGTCAAATGACGAGCTTTTATTCTGCCACCATTCGCGAGTTAATTCTTGCCGCCCAAAGATTATTGGATTCCTACTTGGGCGAGATGTTAAATAACTGACGACAGTCGTCTCAATATAAACTTTCAATTTTTCCATGTAGTTATTGTACAGTTTGAATCCGCCGTAATCAATCTTTTCTCAGCGAACGCCATGTATCAGCAGTGGCGCCAATGAACTTGCCGCGCTAGCGCCGCCACCGTTCCCGCCATCTGGTGCATGAAATTGTTAAACGATTCCTTTTAATAAGTGTACCCGTCAGAAGAAGGGTTCATTACACCTGCAATACCTTTGTCAGTGACCCCTTTCTTGAGAGCTTTGTATATAGTAAAAAAACTTGGAATCTGGAGCAACTTTTTGCCTTTTATTCTTCGCTGTTTAAATGTGGTGGCGAGGTCTTTATGTGGAACATTGAATGGAAAATTATTATCTCTATTAAATTTCCATTTTTTTAAAAGTTTTGATCTTATTCGTATGGCCTTAAAGATTGCTGTTACTAACCACCCATCTAGGTCTTTAAGTTGCTGTTCATTATTTATAA contains:
- a CDS encoding type II toxin-antitoxin system VapC family toxin, translated to MEKLKVYIETTVVSYLTSRPSRNPIIFGRQELTREWWQNKSSSFDLVVSELVFQEAWSRDSEAARKRISLISQIPSLNISEDAIILAEKLINKGPMPQEFGEDALHIAICV